A part of Vicia villosa cultivar HV-30 ecotype Madison, WI unplaced genomic scaffold, Vvil1.0 ctg.001080F_1_1_3, whole genome shotgun sequence genomic DNA contains:
- the LOC131633145 gene encoding probable WRKY transcription factor 31 gives MNNPMLKDTPTNNNMDSSSLSHTITPFQNNHQTLTEIDFFKIYNNNHNKVVISSSASTAAPSVLDIDHTNMPSLLDFKLSIGTGLDQNLLATDDDDMSSKSHDENTKNEMAVLRGKLAQMKMENRRLSFMLDQLQTDYNTLQIRFEKMKQDKKAEKVEQQEGFDRKLGNKRKFENDGVSVSRDFLNSGLAINADTGVDPEPSSSKTRNSDRLGSPSESNIEVACKELVLTKNGKVSDEEKNYYGKGTKREDNLVGLAERFQKPSPLNYAPNFVNGDSTDVAAILTRARVSIRARSDGIMVFDGCKWRKYGQKIVKGDPSPRAYYRCSMVRGCPVRKQVQMCAKDKKVVITTYEGYHNHTLPPEAMEMAQTTAAAARMLLLESTSSKDETTNATIPGSTSLATISTSAPFRSITLDFTQTPNPLQLQMAQK, from the exons ATGAATAATCCTATGTTGAAAGATACTCCTACAAACAACAACATggattcttcttcactttcacacACTATCACCCCTTTCCAAAATAATCATCAAACATTAACTGAGATTGATTTCTTTAAGATTTACAACAATAATCATAATAAGGTTGTTATCTCTTCATCTGCCTCTACCGCTGCTCCCTCTGTCCTTGACATTGATCATACCAACATGCCGTCTTTGCTAGATTTCAAACTAAGC ATTGGCACTGGTCTCGATCAAAATCTTCTTGCTACCGATGATGATGACATGTCATCTAAATCCCATGACGAAAACACTAAGAATGAG ATGGCTGTTCTTCGAGGCAAACTTGCTCAAATGAAAATGGAGAACCGTCGATTGAGTTTCATGCTTGATCAGCTTCAAACAGATTATAATACCTTGCAAATACGTTTTGAGAAAATGAAGCAGGACAAGAAGGCCGAGAAAGTTGAACAACAAGAAGGGTTTGATAGAAAACTTGGAAATAAAAGGAAATTTGAGAACGATGGAGTATCAGTTTCAAGAGATTTTTTGAATTCTGGATTGGCTATTAATGCAGACACTGGGGTGGATCCTGAACCctcttcttcaaaaacaagaAATTCTGATCGATTGGGATCCCCGTCAGAGAGCAACATTGAAGTTGCCTGCAAGGAGTTAGTCCTAACTAAGAATGGGAAAGTTAGTGATGAAGAAAAGAATTACTATGGTAAAGGGACTAAAAGAGAGGATAATCTTGTTGGTCTTGCTGAGAGATTTCAAAAGCCGAGTCCTCTAAACTATGCTCCAAACTTTGTTAATGGTGATTCAACTGATGTTGCTGCAATCTTGACGAGAGCAAGAGTTTCTATTAGAGCTAGATCAGATGGAATCATG gtttttgATGGATGCAAGTGGAGAAAGTATGGACAGAAAATAGTGAAAGGAGACCCGAGTCCTCGTGCTTATTATAGGTGCAGCATGGTTAGGGGTTGCCCAGTTAGAAAACAG GTACAAATGTGTGCTAAAGACAAAAAAGTGGTAATCACAACATATGAAGGCTATCATAACCATACTTTACCACCAGAAGCCATGGAAATGGCACAAACAACTGCTGCTGCTGCAAgaatgcttcttttagaatcaaCTTCAAGCAAAGATGAAACAACAAATGCAACTATTCCTGGTTCTACAAGTCTCGCAACTATCTCAACTTCTGCACCGTTTCGGTCTATTACACTTGACTTTACACAAACTCCAAATCCTCTACAACTCCAAATGGCTCAAAAATAG